In the genome of Myxococcota bacterium, one region contains:
- a CDS encoding MFS transporter translates to MPKLNLLTKVSYGIGQAGEGIKNTSFELFLFFYYNQVLGLSGTLAGAATFIALAVDAVFDPFAGSLSDSFRSKLGRRHPFMYGGAVPFGLMFYLLFAPPAGLGEAGLFLWLTTFAIAVRMAMAVYLIPHNALGAELSPDYHERTSIGGWRILFGFVGGFGASIVGLGYFFKDTVEHPFGQRNLAAYPHFALFFAALATGAVLWSALGTHSRIKYLPVPTHAPEPLSLGRFVRELADSLKSESFRALFVGTLVFFVTRGVQTTLGLHLSAHFWELGSREILSVNLLSLAGLVVGVPFWTILSRRLDKKPSFLAGVAIFSVAVVAGPVLKLLGIWPDRANETAYLGLLGFFGFFASFGGAAALISATSMMADLTDEHEYDTGRRQEGIFFGAVAFSGKASSGLGHLIAGVALDLIGFPVNAERGSVPPEIVRHLGMIYGPATILILMLGTFYFARYQLTATKLGEMQKVLEQRRTAVR, encoded by the coding sequence ATGCCCAAGCTGAATCTCCTGACCAAGGTCTCCTACGGCATCGGGCAGGCGGGCGAGGGCATCAAGAACACCTCGTTCGAGCTGTTCCTGTTCTTCTACTACAACCAGGTGCTCGGTCTCTCCGGCACGCTGGCCGGCGCGGCGACCTTCATCGCGCTCGCGGTCGACGCGGTGTTCGACCCGTTCGCCGGGTCACTCTCCGACTCGTTCCGCTCGAAGCTCGGCCGGCGTCACCCGTTCATGTACGGCGGCGCGGTCCCGTTCGGGCTGATGTTCTACTTGTTGTTCGCGCCGCCCGCGGGGCTCGGAGAGGCCGGTCTCTTCCTGTGGCTCACCACCTTCGCGATCGCCGTGCGCATGGCGATGGCGGTGTATCTCATCCCGCACAACGCGCTGGGCGCGGAGCTTTCGCCCGACTACCACGAGCGCACGTCGATCGGCGGCTGGCGCATCCTGTTCGGGTTCGTGGGCGGGTTCGGGGCCTCGATCGTCGGGCTGGGCTATTTCTTCAAGGACACGGTCGAGCACCCGTTCGGGCAGCGGAACCTCGCGGCGTATCCGCACTTCGCGCTGTTCTTCGCGGCGCTCGCGACCGGCGCGGTGCTGTGGTCGGCGCTCGGCACCCACTCGCGCATCAAGTATCTCCCGGTGCCCACGCACGCGCCCGAGCCGCTCAGCCTGGGCCGCTTCGTGCGCGAGCTGGCCGACTCGCTGAAGAGTGAGTCGTTCCGCGCGCTGTTCGTCGGCACGCTGGTGTTCTTCGTCACGCGCGGCGTGCAGACCACCCTCGGGCTGCACCTGTCGGCGCACTTCTGGGAGCTGGGCAGCCGCGAGATTCTGAGCGTGAACCTGCTCAGCCTGGCCGGCCTCGTGGTGGGCGTGCCGTTCTGGACCATCCTGTCGCGGCGGCTCGACAAGAAGCCGTCGTTTCTCGCAGGCGTGGCGATCTTCTCGGTCGCCGTGGTGGCCGGGCCGGTGCTGAAGCTCTTGGGCATCTGGCCGGATCGCGCCAACGAGACCGCGTATCTGGGGCTGCTCGGCTTCTTCGGGTTCTTCGCCAGCTTCGGCGGCGCGGCGGCGCTGATCAGCGCCACCTCGATGATGGCCGACCTCACCGACGAGCACGAGTACGACACGGGCCGGCGCCAGGAGGGGATCTTCTTCGGCGCGGTCGCCTTCTCGGGCAAGGCCTCGTCGGGGCTCGGTCACTTGATCGCCGGCGTGGCGCTCGACCTGATCGGCTTCCCGGTGAACGCGGAGCGCGGCTCGGTCCCGCCCGAGATCGTGCGCCACCTGGGCATGATCTACGGGCCCGCCACGATCCTGATCCTGATGCTCGGCACGTTCTACTTCGCGCGCTACCAGCTCACCGCGACGAAGCTCGGCGAGATGCAGAAGGTGCTCGAGCAGCGCCGCACCGCGGTGCGCTGA
- a CDS encoding SDR family oxidoreductase: MPELSGKVAFVTAGATGIGFACAQAVVAARGKVMICARREDTLREAAAKLGPDAAWVACDVTDDASVDAAVDATVKRFGKLDLAVNSAGVGGAGPILATKTAEFQRVLDTNLTGVFRCLRAEGRVMQENGGSIVNVSSIAGALTHPWMMPYCVSKAGLDMLTRCAADELGAQKIRVNSVLPGVTRTPLATALTEVPVARDEYLSLMPISRIGAPEDVARLVLFLLSDEASWITGQLIPVDGGHTIRKGPNLVPLFERFIPRA; the protein is encoded by the coding sequence ATGCCCGAGCTGTCTGGAAAGGTCGCGTTCGTGACTGCGGGCGCGACGGGCATCGGCTTCGCCTGCGCGCAGGCGGTGGTGGCGGCGCGCGGCAAGGTCATGATCTGCGCGCGCCGCGAAGACACTCTGCGCGAGGCCGCCGCCAAGCTCGGCCCCGACGCAGCCTGGGTCGCGTGCGACGTGACCGACGACGCGTCGGTCGATGCCGCGGTCGACGCGACCGTGAAGCGCTTCGGCAAGCTCGACCTCGCGGTGAACTCGGCGGGCGTCGGCGGCGCGGGCCCGATCCTCGCCACCAAGACCGCCGAGTTCCAGCGCGTGCTCGACACGAACCTCACCGGAGTGTTTCGCTGTCTGCGCGCCGAGGGCCGCGTCATGCAGGAGAACGGCGGCAGCATCGTGAACGTGAGCTCGATCGCCGGCGCGCTCACGCACCCGTGGATGATGCCTTACTGCGTGTCGAAGGCCGGCCTCGACATGCTGACGCGCTGCGCGGCCGACGAGCTCGGCGCGCAGAAGATCCGCGTGAACTCCGTTCTGCCGGGCGTGACCCGCACGCCGCTCGCGACCGCGCTCACCGAGGTGCCGGTCGCGCGCGACGAATACCTGTCGCTGATGCCGATCTCCCGCATCGGCGCGCCCGAGGACGTGGCGCGGCTCGTGCTCTTCCTGCTCTCCGACGAGGCGAGCTGGATCACGGGCCAGCTGATTCCCGTCGACGGCGGCCACACCATTCGCAAAGGCCCGAACCTGGTGCCGTTGTTCGAGCGTTTCATTCCGCGCGCGTAG
- a CDS encoding cytochrome P450: MSAPPENPEIRLLDGTFYLGQPLEHYRWLRRHAPVYWDPSGGLWAVSRHSDVMAVSKNPEVFCSRMSSRPDAPAIPSMINLDDPQHRRRRNLVNKGFTPRRVDDHEPKIRAICRELIAAVAGKGRCDFVREIAAPLPMIVIGDLLGVAPEDRGKLLRWSDDLIAGTDAAAPPEVKLRMMTAATEYVQYAQRVIADRRSKPLQDDLMSVLVHAEIDGERLSDEDLIQESLLILVGGDETTRHVITGGMLALIQHPDARRALAANRTAIPTAVEEMLRWVTPIKNMNRTATVDTELGDQKIRAGEKVLLLYEAANRDERVFAEPDRFDPTRTPNDHVAFGGYGAHFCLGAALARLELRVMFEELLAGLPELALEPASPPRWRPSNFIVGIEHMPVVFAPRSH, encoded by the coding sequence ATGAGCGCCCCCCCGGAGAATCCCGAGATCCGACTGCTCGACGGAACGTTCTATCTCGGCCAGCCGCTCGAGCACTACCGCTGGCTGCGCCGACACGCCCCGGTGTACTGGGACCCCAGCGGCGGTCTGTGGGCGGTGTCTCGCCACTCCGACGTGATGGCCGTGTCGAAGAATCCCGAAGTGTTCTGCTCGCGCATGAGCTCGCGGCCGGACGCGCCCGCGATCCCGTCGATGATCAACCTCGACGACCCGCAGCACCGGCGCCGCCGGAACCTGGTGAACAAGGGCTTCACGCCGCGCCGCGTGGACGACCACGAGCCCAAGATCCGCGCGATCTGCCGGGAGCTGATCGCCGCCGTGGCGGGGAAGGGCCGCTGTGACTTCGTGCGCGAGATCGCCGCGCCGCTGCCCATGATCGTGATCGGCGACCTCCTGGGCGTGGCGCCCGAGGACCGCGGGAAGCTCTTGCGCTGGTCCGACGACCTGATCGCCGGCACCGACGCGGCCGCGCCGCCCGAAGTGAAGCTGCGCATGATGACCGCGGCCACAGAGTACGTGCAGTACGCCCAGAGAGTCATCGCCGACCGGCGCTCGAAGCCCCTGCAGGACGATCTGATGAGCGTGCTCGTGCACGCCGAGATCGACGGCGAGAGACTCAGCGACGAGGACCTGATCCAGGAGAGCCTCTTGATCCTGGTGGGCGGCGACGAGACCACACGCCACGTGATCACGGGCGGCATGCTCGCGCTGATCCAGCATCCCGACGCGCGCCGCGCGCTCGCGGCGAACCGCACGGCCATTCCGACCGCGGTCGAGGAGATGCTGCGCTGGGTGACTCCCATCAAGAACATGAACCGCACCGCCACGGTCGACACCGAGCTCGGCGACCAGAAGATCCGCGCGGGCGAGAAGGTGCTGCTGTTGTACGAAGCGGCGAACCGCGACGAGCGCGTGTTCGCCGAGCCCGACCGCTTCGACCCGACGCGCACGCCCAACGACCACGTGGCGTTCGGCGGCTACGGCGCGCACTTCTGTCTGGGCGCCGCGCTGGCCCGGCTCGAGCTGCGGGTCATGTTCGAGGAGCTCCTGGCCGGGCTGCCCGAGCTCGCGCTCGAGCCTGCGTCACCGCCGCGCTGGCGGCCGTCCAACTTCATCGTCGGCATCGAGCACATGCCGGTGGTCTTCGCGCCGAGGAGTCATTGA
- a CDS encoding LLM class flavin-dependent oxidoreductase: MKYGLYLPNFADFGDARVLVELAQLAEESGWDGFFLWDHIARPGAPPVVDPWVALAAVAMATRRMRIGALVTPLARRRPWKVARETVSLDRLSGGRLVFGAGLGSPGGAESEWAAFGEEADLRVRAEMLDEALEVLASLWSGEPFSHSGRHFPVRQAAFRPTALQSPRIPVWIAGYWPSRAPLRRAARWDGVFPLFRDGPPHDVAQLREAVELVQSRRAPGAGPFDVVYCGEHAGGPEPYARAGATWWLARVAPDASLARTRSLIAAGPPGS; encoded by the coding sequence TTGAAATACGGCCTGTACCTGCCGAACTTCGCCGACTTCGGCGACGCGCGCGTGCTGGTCGAGCTGGCGCAGCTCGCCGAGGAGTCCGGCTGGGACGGCTTCTTCCTCTGGGACCACATCGCGCGGCCCGGCGCGCCGCCCGTGGTGGACCCGTGGGTCGCGCTAGCGGCGGTGGCCATGGCGACCCGGCGCATGCGGATCGGGGCGCTCGTGACTCCGCTGGCGCGGCGACGCCCGTGGAAGGTCGCGCGAGAGACCGTGTCACTCGACCGGCTGTCGGGAGGCCGTCTGGTGTTCGGCGCCGGCCTCGGCAGCCCGGGGGGCGCCGAGTCGGAGTGGGCGGCGTTCGGCGAGGAAGCGGACCTGCGCGTACGCGCAGAGATGCTCGACGAGGCGCTCGAGGTGCTCGCCAGCCTGTGGTCGGGCGAGCCCTTCAGTCACTCCGGCCGGCACTTCCCGGTGCGGCAGGCGGCGTTCCGCCCCACGGCCCTTCAGTCACCGCGCATTCCGGTGTGGATCGCGGGCTACTGGCCGAGCCGGGCGCCGCTGCGACGCGCGGCGCGCTGGGACGGGGTGTTTCCGCTGTTCCGCGACGGCCCCCCGCACGATGTGGCGCAGCTGCGCGAGGCCGTCGAGCTCGTCCAGTCACGGCGTGCGCCCGGCGCCGGACCGTTCGACGTCGTGTACTGCGGCGAGCACGCCGGCGGCCCCGAGCCCTACGCGCGCGCAGGGGCGACCTGGTGGCTGGCACGGGTCGCGCCCGACGCGTCGCTTGCGAGGACGCGTTCGCTCATCGCGGCGGGTCCGCCGGGGAGCTGA
- a CDS encoding MFS transporter: protein MRLTTLLVAVAFLDELGSGVPFVGAPEIQREFGVSYGEAAGWLIFAMTGAATVIEPVIFLLADRYPKRWFVIGGLVSVGAACLAAGLAPSYWLLFAALSLYGPASGTGVALAQAALADARPHDLERALVRWTFAGALGDLATPSLVALGALVLSGWRAAFMASGVAFLVWATLLARAGFPEESAASDSDPEEAHEPLWAALRVSLCAPRLLVFAGAVTLCSLMDEILVSFGSQYLADVTGLGLAARTAALSALMVGELAGLAAGDLLVARIAPRALLRASALGSAAAWLVFLSLSAPGLLSAALFVVGMLASLQYPLVKAQAYRALPGRSGAVNAVLTLFGVIELGLPLALGAVADRAGLPAALALLSVQPLGLLLLATLAPARVFADPRASLSSPADPPR from the coding sequence ATGCGGCTGACGACTCTTCTGGTCGCGGTCGCATTCCTCGACGAGCTCGGCTCGGGTGTGCCGTTCGTCGGCGCGCCGGAGATCCAGCGCGAGTTCGGTGTCTCGTACGGCGAGGCGGCGGGCTGGCTGATCTTCGCCATGACTGGCGCTGCGACCGTGATCGAGCCGGTGATCTTCCTGCTGGCCGACCGCTACCCGAAGCGCTGGTTCGTGATCGGCGGGCTGGTCAGCGTGGGCGCGGCGTGTCTCGCCGCGGGGCTCGCGCCCAGCTACTGGCTCCTGTTCGCGGCTCTCTCGCTCTACGGACCGGCGTCGGGCACGGGCGTGGCGCTCGCGCAGGCGGCGCTCGCCGACGCGCGCCCGCACGACCTCGAGCGGGCGCTCGTGCGCTGGACCTTTGCCGGCGCGCTCGGTGACCTGGCCACGCCCAGCCTGGTGGCGCTCGGGGCGCTCGTGCTCTCGGGCTGGCGCGCGGCGTTCATGGCCTCCGGCGTGGCGTTCCTGGTCTGGGCGACACTCCTGGCGCGGGCGGGCTTCCCGGAAGAGAGCGCGGCCAGTGACTCGGACCCGGAGGAGGCGCACGAGCCGCTCTGGGCGGCGCTGCGTGTCTCGCTCTGCGCGCCACGGCTCCTGGTGTTCGCCGGGGCGGTGACTCTGTGCTCGCTCATGGACGAGATCCTGGTCTCGTTCGGCAGCCAGTATCTCGCCGACGTGACGGGGCTCGGGCTGGCGGCGCGCACGGCTGCGCTGTCGGCGTTGATGGTGGGTGAGCTCGCGGGCCTGGCTGCGGGAGACCTGCTGGTCGCGCGCATCGCTCCGCGCGCGCTCTTGCGGGCGAGCGCGCTGGGCAGCGCGGCGGCGTGGCTCGTGTTCCTGTCGCTGTCCGCGCCGGGTCTGCTCTCGGCGGCGCTGTTCGTCGTGGGCATGCTCGCTTCGCTGCAGTATCCGCTGGTGAAGGCGCAGGCCTATCGCGCGCTGCCCGGGCGCTCCGGCGCGGTGAATGCGGTGCTCACGCTGTTCGGCGTGATCGAGCTCGGGCTGCCGCTCGCGCTGGGCGCCGTGGCCGACCGCGCGGGACTGCCTGCGGCGCTCGCGCTCTTGTCGGTCCAGCCGCTCGGCCTGCTTCTACTCGCGACGCTCGCGCCGGCGCGCGTCTTCGCCGACCCGCGCGCGTCGCTCAGCTCCCCGGCGGACCCGCCGCGATGA
- a CDS encoding acyl-CoA dehydrogenase family protein, whose protein sequence is MSFEALDFYRIEDSLAPEERIARDTVREFVDKEFLPVVVKHVRQDGSFPMELVPKLAELGLFGANLHGYGCAGMNNVAYGLVMQELERGDSGLRSFASVQGGLCMYPIYSYGSDAQKERWLPRMAEGRAIGCFGLTEPDYGSNPGGMLTRAVRKGDRWLLNGTKRWITNGTVADLAIVWAKTDDDIQGFIVERGTPGFEARDMKGKFSLRASVTSELFLSDVELPEANRLPKAKGLKGPLGCLTQARYGIAWGAIGAAQACFSEALRYAKERIVFDRPLASLQIPQQKLAFMATEITKAQLLCLQLGRLKDQGKLHHAMVSMAKMNNVDVALQIARLARDMLGANGIVDDYCSMRHMVNLETVRTYEGTHDIHTLILGKELTGMDAIAH, encoded by the coding sequence ATGTCGTTCGAGGCCCTCGACTTCTATCGGATCGAGGACTCACTCGCGCCCGAGGAGCGGATCGCCCGCGACACGGTGCGCGAGTTCGTCGACAAGGAGTTCCTGCCGGTCGTGGTGAAGCACGTCCGGCAGGACGGATCCTTCCCCATGGAGCTCGTGCCGAAGCTGGCCGAGCTCGGCCTGTTCGGCGCGAACCTGCACGGCTACGGCTGCGCCGGCATGAACAACGTGGCGTACGGCCTGGTCATGCAGGAGCTCGAGCGCGGTGACTCGGGGCTGCGCTCGTTCGCGTCCGTGCAGGGCGGCCTGTGCATGTACCCGATCTACTCCTACGGGTCCGACGCGCAGAAGGAGCGCTGGCTGCCGCGCATGGCCGAGGGCCGCGCGATCGGCTGCTTCGGACTCACCGAGCCCGACTACGGCTCGAACCCGGGCGGCATGCTGACCCGGGCCGTGCGCAAGGGTGACCGCTGGCTCTTGAACGGCACCAAGCGCTGGATCACCAACGGCACGGTCGCGGACCTGGCGATCGTCTGGGCGAAGACCGACGACGACATCCAGGGCTTCATCGTCGAGCGCGGGACTCCGGGCTTCGAGGCGCGCGACATGAAGGGCAAGTTCTCGCTGCGCGCGTCGGTCACGAGTGAGCTGTTCCTGTCCGACGTCGAGCTGCCGGAAGCGAATCGCCTGCCGAAGGCCAAGGGCCTGAAGGGTCCGCTCGGCTGTCTCACGCAGGCGCGCTATGGCATCGCGTGGGGAGCGATCGGCGCGGCGCAGGCCTGTTTCTCGGAAGCGCTGCGCTACGCGAAGGAGCGGATCGTGTTCGACCGGCCGCTCGCCTCGCTGCAGATTCCGCAGCAGAAGCTGGCGTTCATGGCCACGGAGATCACCAAGGCGCAGCTCCTGTGCCTCCAGCTCGGACGCCTCAAGGACCAGGGCAAGCTGCACCACGCCATGGTCTCGATGGCCAAGATGAACAACGTCGACGTGGCGCTGCAGATTGCGCGGCTCGCGCGCGACATGCTCGGCGCGAACGGCATCGTCGACGACTACTGCTCGATGCGGCACATGGTGAACCTGGAGACCGTGCGCACCTACGAAGGCACGCACGACATCCACACCCTGATCCTCGGCAAGGAGCTCACCGGCATGGACGCGATCGCCCACTGA
- a CDS encoding beta-ketoacyl-ACP synthase III produces the protein MKVMRSVRITGTGMYVPPRVVTNFDLMKLMDTSDEWIQQRSGIVERHHVDAGMGPAELAFEAARAAIANAGLKPEDIDAILVASLSPQHDFPGISCFLQEHLGISGCPAMDVRCQCTGFLYALQVGELYVGSGQYDRVLVVGSEVHSTALDFSTRGREVTVLFGDGAGALILEPSPEPERGILSVHTHADGKYARKLWIEAPGSSLWPQRITHEMLDQGRQYPYMEGRLVFKHAIERMPQAIDEVLAHNKVQVGDVNLFLFHQANLRINQFVAQRLGIPEDRTYNNIMKYGNCSAASIPMLLHECVQAGRLKDGDLVAMAGFGSGFTWGSALIRW, from the coding sequence ATGAAGGTGATGAGGAGCGTTCGGATCACCGGCACGGGCATGTACGTGCCCCCGCGCGTCGTGACCAACTTCGACCTGATGAAGCTCATGGACACGAGCGACGAGTGGATCCAGCAGCGCAGCGGGATCGTCGAGCGCCACCACGTCGACGCGGGCATGGGTCCGGCCGAGCTGGCGTTCGAGGCCGCCCGCGCGGCGATCGCGAACGCGGGCCTGAAGCCCGAGGACATCGACGCGATCCTGGTCGCCTCGCTCTCGCCGCAGCACGACTTCCCGGGCATCTCGTGCTTCCTGCAGGAGCACCTGGGCATCTCGGGCTGCCCCGCGATGGACGTGCGCTGTCAGTGCACGGGCTTCCTCTACGCGCTGCAGGTCGGTGAGCTCTACGTGGGCTCGGGTCAGTACGACCGCGTGCTGGTCGTGGGCAGCGAGGTCCATTCGACCGCGCTCGACTTCTCGACGCGCGGCCGCGAGGTCACGGTGCTGTTCGGCGACGGCGCCGGCGCGCTGATCCTCGAGCCGTCGCCCGAGCCCGAGCGCGGGATCCTGTCGGTGCACACGCACGCCGACGGGAAATACGCCAGGAAGCTCTGGATCGAGGCGCCCGGGTCGTCCCTCTGGCCGCAGCGCATCACGCACGAGATGCTCGACCAGGGCCGCCAGTACCCGTACATGGAGGGCCGCCTGGTCTTCAAGCACGCCATCGAGCGCATGCCCCAGGCGATCGACGAGGTGCTGGCGCACAACAAGGTCCAGGTGGGCGACGTGAACCTGTTCCTCTTCCACCAGGCCAACTTGCGCATCAACCAGTTCGTCGCGCAGCGGCTGGGGATCCCCGAGGATCGCACCTACAACAACATCATGAAGTACGGGAACTGCTCGGCGGCCTCGATCCCCATGCTGCTCCACGAGTGCGTGCAGGCGGGCCGGTTGAAGGACGGCGATCTCGTGGCCATGGCGGGCTTCGGCTCGGGCTTCACCTGGGGCTCCGCGCTGATCCGATGGTGA